A region from the Lutra lutra chromosome 1, mLutLut1.2, whole genome shotgun sequence genome encodes:
- the SLC5A3 gene encoding sodium/myo-inositol cotransporter, translating into MRAVLETADIAIVALYFILVMCIGFFAMWKSNRSTVSGYFLAGRSMTWVAIGASLFVSNIGSEHFIGLAGSGAASGFAVGAWEFNALLLLQLLGWVFIPIYIRSGVYTMPEYLSKRFGGHRIQVYFAALSLILYIFTKLSVDLYSGALFIQESLGWNLYVSVILLIGMTALLTVTGGLVAVIYTDTLQALLMIVGALTLMIISMMEIGGFEEVKRRYMLASPNVTSILLTYNLSNTNSCNVHPKKDALKMLRNPTDEDVPWPGFVLGQTPASVWYWCADQVIVQRVLAAKNIAHAKGSTLMAGFLKLLPMFIIVVPGMISRILFADDIACINPEHCMQVCGSRAGCSNIAYPRLVMKLVPVGLRGLMMAVMIAALMSDLDSIFNSASTIFTLDVYKLIRRSASSRELMIVGRIFVAFMVVISIAWVPIIVEMQGGQMYLYIQEVADYLTPPVAALFLLAIFWKRCNEQGAFYGGMAGFVLGAVRLTLAFAYRAPECDQPDNRPGFIKDIHYMYVATALFWVTGLITVIVSLLTPPPTKEQIRTTTFWSKKSLVAKESCSPKDEPYKMQEKSILRCRENSEAVNHIIPNGKSEDSIKGLQPEDVNLLVTCREEGNPVASLGHSEAETPVDAYSNGQAALMGDKERKKETEDGGRYWKFIDWFCGFKSKSLSKRSLRDLMEEEAVCLQMLEEPPQIKLILNIGLFAVCSLGIFMFVYFSL; encoded by the coding sequence ATGAGGGCTGTACTGGAGACAGCAGACATTGCCATAGTGGCCCTGTATTTTATCCTGGTCATGTGCATTGGTTTTTTTGCCATGTGGAAATCTAATAGAAGCACCGTGAGTGGATACTTCCTGGCGGGGCGCTCTATGACCTGGGTAGCGATTGGTGCCTCTCTGTTTGTGAGCAATATTGGGAGTGAGCACTTCATTGGGCTGGCAGGATCTGGAGCTGCAAGTGGATTTGCAGTGGGCGCATGGGAGTTCAATGCCTTACTGCTTTTGCAACTTCTGGGATGGGTTTTCATCCCGATTTACATCCGGTCAGGGGTATACACCATGCCTGAATACTTGTCCAAGCGATTTGGTGGCCATAGGATTCAGGTCTATTTTGCAGCCTTGTCTCTGATTCTCTATATCTTCACCAAGCTCTCAGTGGATCTGTATTCGGGTGCCCTCTTTATCCAGGAGTCTTTGGGTTGGAACCTCTATGTGTCTGTCATCCTGCTCATTGGCATGACTGCTTTGCTGACTGTCACTGGAGGCCTTGTTGCAGTGATCTACACAGACACGCTACAGGCTCTGCTTATGATCGTTGGGGCACTCACGCTTATGATTATTAGCATGATGGAGATTGGCGGGTTTGAGGAAGTTAAGAGAAGGTACATGTTGGCCTCACCCAATGTTACTTCCATCTTGTTGACATACAACCTTTCCAACACAAATTCTTGTAATGTCCACCCTAAGAAAGATGCACTGAAAATGTTACGGAATCCGACAGATGAAGATGTTCCTTGGCCTGGATTCGTTCTTGGGCAGACCCCAGCTTCAGTATGGTACTGGTGTGCTGACCAAGTCATCGTGCAGAGAGTCTTAGCGGCTAAAAACATTGCTCATGCCAAAGGCTCTACTCTGATGGCTGGCTTCTTGAAGCTTCTGCCAATGTTTATCATAGTTGTCCCAGGAATGATATCCAGAATACTGTTTGCTGATGATATAGCTTGCATCAACCCAGAGCACTGCATGCAAGTGTGTGGAAGTAGAGCTGGGTGCTCTAACATTGCTTACCCACGCCTGGTGATGAAGCTGGTTCCCGTGGGACTCCGTGGCTTAATGATGGCCGTGATGATTGCAGCTCTGATGAGCGACTTGGACTCTATCTTTAACAGTGCCAGTACCATATTCACCCTCGATGTGTACAAACTCATCCGCAGGAGTGCAAGCTCCCGGGAACTCATGATTGTGGGGAGGATATTTGTGGCTTTTATGGTGGTGATCAGCATCGCGTGGGTGCCAATCATCGTGGAGATGCAAGGAGGCCAGATGTACCTTTACATTCAGGAGGTAGCAGACTACCTGACCCCCCCAGTTGCGGCCCTGTTCCTTCTGGCAATTTTCTGGAAACGCTGCAATGAGCAAGGGGCTTTCTATGGTGGAATGGCTGGCTTTGTTCTTGGAGCAGTCCGTTTGACACTGGCCTTTGCGTACCGTGCCCCAGAATGCGACCAACCTGATAACAGGCCAGGCTTCATCAAAGACATCCATTACATGTACGTGGCCACAGCACTGTTTTGGGTCACGGGACTCATTACTGTCATTGTTAGCCTCCTCACGCCACCTCCCACAAAGGAACAGATTCGTACCACCACCTTTTGGTCTAAGAAGAGCTTGGTGGCGAAGGAAAGCTGCTCCCCAAAAGATGAGCCATACAAAATGCAAGAGAAGAGCATTCTGAGGTGCAGGGAGAACAGTGAGGCCGTCAACCACATCATTCCCAATGGGAAATCTGAAGATAGCATCAAGGGCCTTCAGCCGGAAGATGTTAATCTCTTGGTGACCTGCAGAGAAGAGGGCAATCCGGTGGCTTCGTTAGGACATTCAGAGGCAGAAACACCAGTAGATGCTTATTCCAATGGGCAAGCAGCTCTTATGggtgacaaagagagaaagaaggaaacagaggatgGAGGCCGGTACTGGAAGTTCATAGATTGGTTCTGTGGCTTTAAAAGTAAGAGCCTCAGCAAGAGGAGTCTCAGAGACCTGATGGAGGAGGAGGCTGTTTGTTTACAAATGTTGGAAGAGCCTCCACAAATTAAACTAATACTAAATATCGGACTTTTTGCTGTGTGTTCACTTGGaattttcatgtttgtttatttctccttatgA